The following are from one region of the Thermofilum sp. genome:
- the alaXM gene encoding alanyl-tRNA editing protein AlaXM → MSKLLYQLDSYLREFEAQITRVESGKVYLTSTAFHPGPSGGLDTDKGWLILPDGSRVEVLQAVEEAGDVAHVVSDSSRLTAGMTVRGVIDWERRYRMMRLHTASHVLAAVLYRKYGALVTGGHIEPDAARDDFDLPGVEDWKAALLEAVRESNEILKKCIEVRVYWLPREEALKIPGIVKLAERLPPDVAEIRVVEIPGVDIQADGGPHVKNTCEVGEIVVQKLESKGARRKRITYTLSP, encoded by the coding sequence ATGTCAAAGCTCCTCTACCAGCTCGACAGCTATCTGCGCGAGTTTGAAGCCCAGATCACGCGCGTAGAGAGCGGTAAAGTCTACCTCACCAGCACCGCCTTCCACCCGGGCCCCAGCGGGGGGCTGGACACGGATAAGGGATGGCTGATACTGCCGGACGGCTCGAGAGTCGAAGTCCTCCAGGCTGTCGAGGAGGCCGGGGATGTTGCTCACGTAGTCAGCGACTCGTCGCGGCTTACAGCGGGGATGACTGTGCGCGGAGTGATCGACTGGGAGAGGCGGTATCGCATGATGAGACTTCACACCGCGAGCCACGTTCTCGCGGCAGTTCTCTACAGAAAGTACGGCGCGCTCGTGACGGGAGGCCACATCGAGCCGGACGCCGCTAGGGATGACTTCGACCTGCCGGGCGTGGAGGATTGGAAGGCTGCGCTTCTGGAGGCCGTTAGGGAGAGCAACGAGATCCTGAAGAAGTGCATCGAGGTGAGGGTCTACTGGCTCCCCCGAGAGGAGGCCTTGAAGATCCCCGGCATAGTGAAGCTCGCGGAGCGGTTACCGCCCGATGTGGCTGAGATAAGGGTAGTCGAGATACCGGGCGTCGACATACAGGCGGATGGAGGGCCTCACGTCAAGAACACGTGCGAAGTTGGCGAGATCGTGGTGCAGAAGCTCGAGAGCAAGGGTGCCAGGCGGAAAAGAATAACCTATACGCTCTCCCCGTAG
- a CDS encoding class I SAM-dependent methyltransferase — MPHRARIIQLFDSVAKAYDAWYAQPAGRVVLETEARMLGSVLPAGVGAEVGAGTCVFAQVLSRDREIVCCDPSLEMLELGRERCPHVLASTAEEPPLRPRSLDFAYLVTVIEFLEEPGLALAQLSSLVRRGGVLAVLFIERQSRWGRLYEEVGRRGEDPVLASARLYSFEEVEDLLRRSGLRVRRVLQALDYEPLSVPSEEPKIYEGLSCADCGVTLIAAEPQ, encoded by the coding sequence GTGCCTCACCGCGCCAGGATTATCCAGCTGTTTGACTCAGTCGCGAAAGCTTACGACGCGTGGTACGCTCAGCCCGCGGGTAGAGTAGTCCTCGAGACGGAAGCCCGCATGCTGGGCTCCGTGCTCCCGGCCGGGGTGGGGGCGGAAGTCGGCGCAGGGACTTGCGTTTTCGCGCAGGTGCTCTCCAGAGACCGCGAAATCGTGTGCTGCGACCCCTCTCTGGAGATGCTCGAGCTGGGCAGGGAGAGGTGCCCTCACGTGCTCGCGTCGACAGCCGAGGAGCCGCCCCTGCGCCCTCGCTCGCTGGATTTCGCGTACCTGGTGACGGTCATCGAGTTCCTGGAGGAGCCGGGGCTGGCGCTCGCGCAGCTCAGCAGTCTCGTCAGGCGGGGCGGCGTTCTCGCCGTCCTTTTCATCGAGAGGCAAAGCCGCTGGGGGCGGCTCTACGAGGAAGTGGGGAGGAGGGGGGAGGACCCCGTGCTGGCTTCAGCCCGGCTCTACAGTTTCGAGGAAGTTGAGGATCTACTGCGCCGGTCAGGCTTACGGGTGAGGAGGGTGCTGCAAGCTCTCGACTACGAGCCGCTCTCCGTGCCTTCAGAGGAGCCGAAGATTTACGAAGGGTTATCTTGCGCTGACTGCGGGGTCACTCTGATCGCTGCCGAGCCGCAGTGA